In the Pseudonocardia cypriaca genome, one interval contains:
- a CDS encoding response regulator transcription factor — MATMRDTGPELRRADGGPIRVLVVDDEASLSELLSMALRYEGWDVRTAPDGATAVRIAREHRPDAVVLDVMLPDFDGLEVLRRLRGESPEVPVLFLTARDAVEDRVAGLTAGGDDYVTKPFSLEELVARLRGLLRRSRMTAARQGSELVVGDLVLDEDSHEVRRGDDLIELTATEFELLRYLMRNPKRVLSKAQILDRVWNYDFGGQSNVVELYVSYLRKKIDAGRAPMIHTVRGAGYVLKPAAGG, encoded by the coding sequence ATGGCGACGATGCGGGACACCGGGCCTGAGCTGCGGCGTGCCGACGGTGGTCCGATCCGGGTCCTGGTGGTCGACGACGAGGCGTCGCTGTCGGAGCTGCTCTCGATGGCGCTGCGCTACGAGGGATGGGACGTGCGGACGGCCCCCGACGGAGCCACGGCCGTGCGCATCGCGCGGGAGCACCGTCCCGACGCCGTCGTGCTCGACGTGATGCTCCCCGACTTCGACGGCCTCGAGGTGCTGCGCCGGCTGCGGGGCGAGAGCCCGGAGGTGCCGGTGCTGTTCCTCACCGCGCGCGACGCCGTCGAGGACCGCGTCGCCGGGCTGACCGCAGGCGGAGACGACTACGTCACGAAGCCTTTCAGCCTCGAGGAGCTGGTCGCGCGGCTGCGGGGGCTGCTGCGCCGCTCCCGGATGACGGCGGCCCGGCAGGGCTCCGAGCTGGTGGTCGGCGATCTCGTGCTCGACGAGGACAGCCACGAGGTGCGCCGCGGCGACGACCTGATCGAGCTCACCGCCACCGAGTTCGAGCTGCTGCGCTACCTCATGCGCAACCCGAAGCGCGTGCTCTCGAAGGCCCAGATCCTCGACCGCGTGTGGAACTACGACTTCGGCGGCCAGTCCAACGTCGTCGAGCTCTACGTGTCCTACCTGCGCAAGAAGATCGACGCCGGCCGCGCCCCGATGATCCACACCGTCCGCGGGGCGGGGTACGTGCTCAAGCCGGCGGCGGGCGGGTGA
- a CDS encoding DUF2461 family protein has translation MFTGWPSDATAFLAEIDADNTREFWAANGHRHATAVHGPMRALAAELEPEFGPIRVLRAHRNRRFRPDTPPYRTDTGGVAASPGGAARTVVLSATALTTAVGHWTFDPGQLRRYRVAVLDEPGEELVELLAGHQVDRRRSLRGLPRGFKGDHARIDLLKLLGLQVVTTRPAGGWLSTPEPLERVRAAWRAAAPLVAWLDEHVGPADPVPPRPRPAPST, from the coding sequence ATGTTCACCGGATGGCCGAGCGATGCCACGGCGTTCCTCGCCGAGATCGATGCCGACAACACGCGCGAGTTCTGGGCGGCGAACGGCCACCGCCACGCCACCGCCGTGCACGGGCCGATGCGTGCGCTCGCCGCGGAGCTGGAACCCGAGTTCGGGCCGATCAGGGTGCTGCGCGCCCACCGCAACCGACGCTTCCGCCCCGACACCCCGCCCTACCGCACCGATACCGGCGGGGTGGCCGCCAGTCCGGGCGGTGCGGCCCGCACGGTCGTGCTGTCGGCCACCGCCCTGACCACCGCGGTGGGGCACTGGACGTTCGACCCCGGTCAGCTGCGCCGCTATCGCGTCGCGGTGCTCGACGAGCCCGGCGAGGAGCTGGTGGAGCTGCTCGCCGGGCACCAGGTCGACCGGCGGCGCTCCCTGCGCGGCCTGCCCCGCGGGTTCAAGGGCGACCACGCGCGGATCGACCTCCTGAAGCTGCTCGGGCTGCAGGTGGTCACGACGAGACCGGCGGGCGGGTGGCTCTCCACGCCCGAGCCGCTCGAACGGGTCCGGGCGGCGTGGCGGGCGGCGGCGCCGCTGGTGGCGTGGCTGGACGAGCACGTCGGCCCGGCCGACCCGGTGCCGCCCCGGCCGCGGCCGGCACCGTCGACCTAG
- a CDS encoding SDR family NAD(P)-dependent oxidoreductase — protein MGGTLAVVGAGPGLGTAIARRFAEHGFRTGLVARDGERLARAVAALPAAGAYPADITDGAGLRAALDRMQVELGPIDVLAFTPGPGGAPITQAADVTPDAVAAQFALHVLGAVTAVQHVLPGMLTRGTGTVLLTTGASSVVPMPVLGDVGIAMAGLRNWALGLHAALRPRGVHVATVTIATAIQAGGAGDPDAIAARYLALHERRDRAEDVIGDLDAVRLLVS, from the coding sequence ATGGGCGGAACACTCGCGGTGGTGGGCGCCGGCCCGGGACTCGGAACGGCGATCGCCCGCCGGTTCGCCGAGCACGGGTTCCGGACGGGCCTCGTGGCCCGCGACGGCGAGCGCCTCGCACGTGCGGTGGCCGCGCTGCCTGCGGCCGGCGCGTATCCGGCCGACATCACCGACGGCGCCGGGCTGCGGGCCGCGCTCGACCGCATGCAGGTCGAGCTCGGACCGATCGACGTGCTCGCGTTCACGCCGGGTCCCGGTGGCGCCCCGATCACGCAGGCCGCGGACGTCACGCCCGACGCGGTGGCCGCGCAGTTCGCGCTGCACGTTCTCGGCGCCGTGACGGCCGTCCAGCACGTGCTGCCCGGCATGCTCACCCGCGGCACCGGCACCGTGCTGCTGACCACCGGGGCGTCCTCGGTGGTCCCGATGCCGGTGCTCGGCGATGTCGGCATCGCGATGGCGGGTCTGCGCAACTGGGCACTCGGGTTGCACGCGGCGCTCCGCCCGCGAGGGGTGCACGTCGCCACCGTCACGATCGCCACCGCGATCCAGGCAGGCGGTGCCGGCGATCCGGACGCCATCGCGGCCCGCTACCTCGCCCTGCACGAACGCCGCGACCGTGCCGAGGACGTGATCGGCGACCTCGACGCGGTGCGCCTGCTCGTGAGCTAG
- a CDS encoding winged helix-turn-helix transcriptional regulator, producing MIAEALELDGAVPDQDACRHVLRVLGRIGDKWTVLVIARLGDGPLRYGELQRAVTGISQRMLTLTVRALERDGLVSRTVHPSIPPRVEYALTDLGRTLLDPVLALATWAIEHRGDVEESRRRYDGAHA from the coding sequence ATGATCGCCGAGGCCTTGGAGCTCGACGGTGCCGTGCCGGATCAGGACGCCTGCCGGCACGTCCTGCGGGTGCTCGGCCGGATCGGCGACAAGTGGACGGTGCTCGTCATCGCCCGGCTGGGCGACGGTCCGCTGCGCTACGGGGAGCTGCAGCGCGCCGTGACCGGGATCTCGCAGCGCATGCTCACGCTGACCGTCCGCGCCCTCGAGCGGGACGGGCTGGTCAGCCGCACCGTCCACCCGAGCATCCCGCCCCGCGTCGAGTACGCGCTCACCGACCTGGGGCGCACCCTGCTCGACCCGGTGCTCGCGCTCGCCACGTGGGCGATCGAGCACCGGGGTGACGTCGAGGAGTCCCGCCGTCGCTACGACGGGGCGCACGCGTGA